The nucleotide sequence CCCGTCCGCCGTATGACAGCTGTCATCCAGGAACGGATTGTATCTGGAGCGCTGTTGCCGCATATAGTTCAGGATAAAATCCGCGGTGCCGTCGTAAACGCGGTTGCTGACCGGAAAAGCAGGGGATACCACATCCCCTGCCTTTATATAATAGCGGCCGGGTTTGCGGAAGGCCGAAAAATCCAGGCGGAAGCCTGTTTTAAAAGCAGCATAAGCCGGAAATGACCGCACCTTGTTCCCGGTAAAGACAACCGCCCCTGTAGCGGCATCCACAAGTGAAAAAGAAGAACAGCGGATGGCAGCTTTCGATACCAGAACGGCCACTTTTACATCCTGCTCCGTATAGCCCAGCTGGTTGATCCGGATCCAGGACTGACCTCCTGCTACTCCGCCTGTAATTATACCTAGGGTCCAAAGCAGCACTTTCTTCAATAGCGGTTGTATATATCCAGGCATTAAAAGTTATTTTTTAATATTTTATAAGTAGGTTTGTTGAAATATTTTAGAGGCGCATGAACGAATATTACAAAGATAAGGTGGTAGTGATTACCGGAGGAACCGACGGTATCGGCCGGGCGCTTGTAGACATATTACTGGGATTCGGGGCTAAAGTGGCCACCTGTGGGCGCAGTCATGATAAATTATATGCCCTGCAGGCAACACATCCTTCGTCTTTTTTGCATACGCTGGTTGCGGATGTAAGCATAGAAACGGAGTGCCAGCGGTTTATCGATTCTACTATTGAAGTATTTGGCGCAATAGACATCCTTATCAATAATGCAGGTATCAGTATGCGGGGGCTTTTTAAGGACCTTGAAGTGAGCGTGATCCGGAAGCTGATGGATGTCAACTTTTATGGTTCGGTATATTGCACCAAGTTTGCATTGCCCGCGCTGATCAAAAACAAAGGGACCATTGTGGGCATCTCCTCCATCGCCGGTTACCGTGGTCTGCCGGGAAGAACAGGCTATTCTTCCAGCAAATTTGCCCTTCAGGGCTTCCTGGAATGCCTGATGACAGA is from Niabella beijingensis and encodes:
- a CDS encoding SDR family oxidoreductase, coding for MNEYYKDKVVVITGGTDGIGRALVDILLGFGAKVATCGRSHDKLYALQATHPSSFLHTLVADVSIETECQRFIDSTIEVFGAIDILINNAGISMRGLFKDLEVSVIRKLMDVNFYGSVYCTKFALPALIKNKGTIVGISSIAGYRGLPGRTGYSSSKFALQGFLECLMTELKDDNVHVMWVSPGFTASSIRDNALNDKGEKQKENPMDEGKMMTAAEAALRILKAIKNKKRTIVMTTTGKETVFLNKFFPSLADRLVHKFYFKNKELIK